A single Pseudoalteromonas rubra DNA region contains:
- a CDS encoding serine hydrolase domain-containing protein, whose translation MKWLNPSRLNIMVMCLISLALASCLQNKSTAKDTTITASQIEMIDTSVRQYCDAMVFFGTIYITSVDKVVYEYHCGPQNMQYNVDNTVKSKYRIGSNTKAFAAAILMRMLEGKDLRVETVGDHLPWYPKNQCADVTLHNLLAMSSGIPNYSDNEEVYNDWGWRPYLYDETLNLNGPEGFGNRFCTCEEQGGQPSFSQGSKYEYSNCNYYLVGNIIEQLAAGTQGDIDRSFWFSNILKEQILDPLDMSESGSFSAIGIYPDMTTGYIYKDNQYLPLANGRPPATGGPAPYEDILVNPYSNPLVLYSAGDMYSTVEDMHKWDQGLYTNKILNEAQKLAAFAPYSNTGSSSSCEYYGYGWFVTYIDPNQYGKVADCPDDPSETNLRKYEKFLQYSGSYPYSWVTSFNRLLERDQNVMVFSNYVKTGTESDCIAQEIRNIIFYSDKHRTEACQTVLDEA comes from the coding sequence ATGAAATGGTTAAACCCTTCAAGGCTGAATATCATGGTGATGTGCCTGATCAGCCTCGCCCTGGCATCGTGTCTGCAAAATAAAAGTACTGCGAAAGATACTACGATCACCGCATCGCAAATTGAAATGATAGATACGTCTGTCAGGCAATATTGTGATGCCATGGTGTTTTTCGGGACTATTTATATTACTTCCGTAGACAAAGTGGTTTATGAATACCACTGCGGTCCGCAAAACATGCAGTACAACGTGGATAACACGGTTAAATCTAAGTACCGGATTGGCTCAAATACCAAAGCGTTCGCAGCTGCGATCCTGATGCGGATGCTCGAAGGAAAGGACCTCAGAGTGGAAACCGTCGGCGATCATCTGCCCTGGTATCCTAAAAACCAGTGTGCGGACGTCACTTTGCACAACCTGTTGGCCATGTCGTCGGGGATCCCGAACTACAGTGACAACGAAGAAGTCTATAACGACTGGGGCTGGCGTCCTTATTTGTACGACGAAACCCTTAATCTGAACGGCCCTGAAGGGTTTGGCAATCGTTTTTGTACCTGTGAAGAGCAGGGGGGACAGCCGTCTTTCAGCCAGGGTAGCAAGTACGAATACAGTAACTGTAACTATTACCTGGTTGGCAACATCATTGAGCAGCTTGCAGCGGGTACTCAGGGTGACATCGACCGCAGTTTCTGGTTCAGCAATATCCTCAAAGAGCAGATCCTGGATCCGCTGGACATGAGCGAAAGTGGCTCATTTAGTGCCATTGGTATCTACCCAGATATGACGACAGGATACATCTACAAAGATAACCAGTATCTGCCACTGGCCAATGGTCGTCCGCCAGCAACTGGGGGTCCTGCGCCGTATGAAGACATTCTGGTGAACCCTTACAGCAATCCGCTCGTGCTTTACTCAGCCGGTGATATGTATTCAACCGTGGAAGATATGCACAAATGGGATCAGGGTTTATATACCAACAAAATACTCAATGAAGCCCAGAAACTGGCTGCATTTGCACCTTATTCCAACACTGGTAGCTCCTCATCATGTGAATACTACGGTTATGGCTGGTTTGTGACCTATATCGACCCAAATCAGTACGGCAAAGTCGCGGATTGTCCGGATGACCCAAGTGAAACAAACCTCAGAAAATACGAAAAATTCTTACAGTATTCAGGCAGCTATCCGTACTCATGGGTGACCAGTTTCAATCGTCTGTTGGAGCGCGACCAGAACGTAATGGTATTCAGTAATTACGTTAAAACCGGCACTGAATCGGATTGTATTGCGCAGGAAATTCGCAACATCATCTTTTATAGCGATAAACACCGTACCGAAGCCTGTCAGACGGTATTGGATGAAGCGTAA
- a CDS encoding TauD/TfdA family dioxygenase, which produces MDQLLSTDMDLSSAETDQRIHDLSGQKQSGLAWVKANVKEINAWVDRDGFALLRGLNIVSTNQFSTILETIFGEQLSQYIYRSSPRTALRNNIYTTTEYHADQVILQHNENAYSNCWPMRMGFFCVVPAKTGGDTPLADSREVYKQLPEALRNRFEERGIMYVRNYGDIDLPWQEVFQTQSRDDVEAYCWKNDIQCEWFDDGRLQTRQFRPAVMTHPQTGEKVWFNQAHLFHCSAVDTEMPDSIGTDYLPRNAYYGDGSEIAKEDIDVINQVYRDLTFSYPWQRNDILLLDNMLYTHGRQAYTGTRKVLVGMAKAAR; this is translated from the coding sequence ATGGATCAGTTACTATCAACAGACATGGATCTTAGTTCCGCCGAAACAGATCAACGGATCCATGATCTCTCAGGACAAAAGCAGAGTGGTCTTGCCTGGGTCAAGGCGAATGTGAAGGAAATTAATGCCTGGGTTGACCGCGATGGGTTTGCGTTACTTCGCGGTCTCAACATCGTCAGCACCAACCAGTTCAGCACAATATTGGAAACGATTTTTGGCGAGCAGTTGAGCCAGTATATCTATCGTTCTTCCCCTCGCACTGCACTGCGAAACAACATTTACACCACCACTGAATATCACGCCGATCAGGTGATCCTGCAACACAACGAAAATGCTTATTCAAATTGCTGGCCAATGAGAATGGGCTTTTTCTGTGTCGTACCGGCAAAAACCGGCGGGGATACGCCACTTGCTGACAGTCGTGAAGTTTATAAACAGCTACCAGAAGCGTTAAGAAATCGCTTTGAAGAGCGCGGCATTATGTATGTGCGCAACTACGGCGATATAGATTTGCCCTGGCAAGAGGTGTTCCAGACACAAAGTCGTGACGATGTAGAAGCGTACTGTTGGAAGAATGACATTCAGTGCGAATGGTTTGACGATGGCAGGTTGCAGACTCGTCAGTTCAGGCCTGCGGTGATGACGCATCCGCAGACCGGTGAAAAGGTTTGGTTTAATCAGGCACACCTGTTTCATTGCTCTGCCGTTGACACCGAAATGCCCGACAGCATAGGTACTGACTATTTACCGCGTAACGCTTATTACGGTGATGGCAGTGAGATTGCGAAAGAAGATATTGATGTTATCAACCAAGTCTATCGCGATCTGACGTTTTCCTACCCCTGGCAGCGCAACGATATTTTGCTGCTGGACAACATGCTTTATACCCACGGCCGTCAGGCCTATACAGGTACTCGTAAAGTACTGGTGGGAATGGCAAAAGCTGCGCGTTAA